In Acidimicrobiales bacterium, a single window of DNA contains:
- a CDS encoding DUF916 domain-containing protein, with product MSPQDPGPHGYFEWTTSAGQAVRGTVTITNPSSTPATFDIYPADAATASGGGVIYSALGGSLHDTGRWVQLDAGTVTLDARQSHPIGFTVMIPTGTAPGDYLAGVAAQSPSTPAATRVVLAVLAHVPGPGSVSFDLGTPTIVTLGKAGQVVRIPINDAGSLLSKPYVTATLHRCGSAAPVSELRRQLDTFVPHTSIAYQWAIGHRIASGCYQLAATISVGTSVVSRVIATSTVTPAARAHGSVLSGGHVGKGGPPAWIVALDSLLLLAVGSAGIALSLARLGWRRRTVKR from the coding sequence ATGTCGCCGCAGGACCCCGGTCCGCATGGCTACTTCGAGTGGACCACCTCGGCGGGCCAGGCGGTCCGAGGCACCGTGACCATCACGAACCCGTCGTCCACCCCCGCCACGTTCGATATCTATCCCGCCGACGCTGCGACGGCGAGCGGCGGCGGGGTGATCTACAGCGCGCTCGGCGGCTCCCTGCACGACACCGGCAGATGGGTTCAGCTTGACGCAGGAACGGTCACCCTCGACGCGCGACAGTCCCACCCGATCGGATTCACGGTCATGATCCCGACTGGAACAGCGCCTGGCGACTACCTCGCAGGGGTGGCCGCGCAGAGCCCCTCGACGCCCGCCGCGACCCGAGTCGTCTTGGCGGTGCTGGCACACGTTCCGGGGCCCGGATCCGTCTCGTTCGATCTGGGCACGCCCACAATCGTCACCCTTGGCAAAGCCGGCCAAGTCGTTCGCATCCCGATCAACGACGCCGGGTCACTGCTCAGCAAGCCCTACGTAACCGCCACGTTGCATCGCTGCGGTTCCGCAGCCCCCGTATCGGAGCTCCGCCGCCAGCTCGACACGTTCGTCCCGCACACTTCGATCGCCTACCAGTGGGCGATCGGACACCGGATTGCCAGCGGCTGCTACCAGCTCGCAGCAACGATCTCCGTCGGGACGTCCGTTGTCTCGCGGGTGATCGCGACCTCGACCGTCACTCCGGCCGCCCGCGCACATGGGTCGGTGCTGTCTGGCGGCCATGTCGGAAAGGGCGGTCCACCCGCCTGGATCGTCGCTCTCGACTCTTTGCTGCTACTCGCTGTCGGATCCGCTGGCATAGCGCTTTCCCTGGCTCGGCTGGGTTGGCGCCGGCGAACGGTCAAGCGGTGA
- the ligA gene encoding NAD-dependent DNA ligase LigA yields MTSHDESLPDGIAAQAEELRKQIDYHTRKYFVDDDPEITDAEFDELVAELAQIETDYPELAVPDSPTAKVGGIASPLFSEVRHLTPMMSLDKTTSYEELIAWGKRMDRFISGHVDYTCELKIDGLAMSLLYEQGRLVRAATRGDGEVGEDVTANVMTIDEIPRTIGTGHPDVVEVRGEIYMPIPAFDELNARQTQAGARPFINPRNAAAGSLRQKDPSITASRDLRFWAYQLGTVERGPEFSEHVQTLEWMRSVGFPVNPHIELEHSLEGVDRYCSAWLERRHTLSYEIDGAVVKVNGLGQRRELGSTSKAPRWAIAYKFPPEEKTTKLKDIMVSIGRTGKATPFAMLEPVVVGGAKVSLATLHNEDQVRIKDVRPGDTVVVRRAGDVIPEVRGPVLPLRPAGAKAWRFPADCPVCGQKLLRLEGESDTFCVNTDCPGQRVQRIAHFASRGAMDIEHLGERTVAHFTREGLLHDVADIYSLDFDRIGSFEGWGETSTANLRAAIEASKQRPLANLLVGLSIRHLGSTGSQILARHFRNMDRIIEASAEELAAVEGVGPIIGASVQRFFAMEPNRVVVERLREAGLNFEGPSAPAVPQVLAGMSIVVTGTLEGWSREGAEEAIKSRGGKSPGSVSKKTTAVVVGSEPGAAKLSKATELGVPVIDEAAFARLLETGELPPG; encoded by the coding sequence ATGACCTCGCACGACGAATCCTTGCCTGACGGGATCGCCGCACAGGCTGAGGAGCTGCGAAAGCAGATCGACTACCACACCCGCAAGTACTTTGTCGACGACGACCCTGAGATCACCGACGCCGAGTTCGACGAGCTGGTCGCCGAGCTGGCGCAGATCGAGACGGACTACCCCGAACTTGCCGTCCCCGACTCTCCGACCGCCAAGGTCGGCGGGATAGCCTCACCGCTGTTCTCGGAGGTCCGGCACCTGACACCGATGATGTCGCTCGACAAGACCACCAGCTACGAAGAGCTGATCGCCTGGGGAAAGCGGATGGACCGCTTCATTTCCGGCCACGTGGACTACACCTGCGAGCTGAAGATCGACGGGCTGGCGATGAGCCTGTTGTACGAGCAGGGCAGGCTTGTAAGAGCAGCCACCCGCGGTGACGGCGAAGTCGGTGAGGACGTGACGGCGAACGTCATGACCATCGACGAAATACCCCGCACCATCGGCACGGGCCACCCGGATGTCGTCGAGGTGCGCGGCGAGATCTATATGCCGATCCCGGCGTTCGACGAGCTGAACGCGCGCCAGACCCAGGCAGGCGCGCGCCCGTTCATCAACCCGCGCAACGCAGCGGCAGGATCCCTTCGGCAGAAGGACCCGTCGATCACCGCGTCACGGGACCTGCGTTTCTGGGCCTATCAGCTGGGGACCGTCGAACGCGGACCTGAGTTCAGCGAGCACGTTCAGACGCTCGAATGGATGCGGTCGGTCGGTTTTCCTGTCAACCCGCACATCGAGCTCGAGCACAGCCTGGAGGGAGTCGATCGCTACTGCAGCGCTTGGCTGGAACGCCGACACACGCTGAGCTACGAGATCGACGGAGCGGTCGTGAAGGTCAACGGGCTGGGCCAACGGCGCGAGCTCGGCTCGACTTCGAAGGCGCCGAGGTGGGCGATCGCCTACAAGTTCCCGCCTGAGGAGAAGACGACGAAGCTGAAGGACATCATGGTCTCCATCGGCCGCACGGGGAAGGCCACTCCCTTCGCGATGCTCGAGCCGGTCGTCGTTGGGGGCGCAAAGGTTTCTCTCGCGACTCTGCACAATGAGGACCAGGTCCGGATCAAAGACGTTCGCCCAGGCGACACGGTCGTCGTGCGCAGGGCCGGCGACGTCATCCCCGAGGTGAGGGGCCCGGTCCTTCCGCTGAGGCCGGCAGGGGCGAAAGCGTGGAGGTTCCCCGCCGACTGTCCGGTGTGTGGTCAGAAGCTGCTGAGGCTCGAGGGGGAGAGCGATACCTTCTGCGTCAACACCGACTGCCCGGGGCAACGGGTTCAGCGGATAGCGCATTTCGCGTCCCGGGGTGCGATGGACATAGAGCACCTCGGGGAGCGGACCGTCGCGCACTTCACTCGCGAGGGCTTGCTGCACGACGTGGCCGACATCTACAGCCTGGACTTCGACAGGATCGGATCGTTCGAAGGATGGGGTGAGACTTCGACGGCCAACCTGCGCGCCGCTATCGAAGCATCCAAGCAACGCCCGCTGGCCAACCTTCTCGTCGGTCTGTCCATCAGGCACCTCGGTTCCACGGGTAGCCAGATCCTCGCGAGGCACTTCCGGAACATGGACCGGATCATCGAGGCGAGCGCCGAGGAGCTGGCGGCTGTGGAGGGGGTCGGCCCCATAATCGGTGCCAGCGTCCAGCGGTTCTTCGCTATGGAGCCGAACCGGGTCGTCGTCGAGCGTCTCCGGGAAGCGGGTCTCAACTTCGAGGGTCCCTCGGCCCCGGCTGTGCCCCAGGTGCTCGCCGGGATGTCGATCGTCGTCACCGGCACCTTGGAAGGTTGGTCGAGGGAGGGGGCCGAGGAAGCGATCAAGTCACGCGGCGGCAAGAGCCCCGGGAGCGTCTCGAAGAAGACGACGGCCGTCGTTGTCGGGTCGGAGCCGGGCGCCGCCAAACTCAGCAAGGCGACCGAACTAGGCGTGCCGGTCATCGACGAGGCGGCCTTCGCCCGCCTGCTGGAAACGGGAGAGCTTCCGCCGGGCTGA
- the gatC gene encoding Asp-tRNA(Asn)/Glu-tRNA(Gln) amidotransferase subunit GatC: MTAPISKQDVAHVARLARLSLTDEELDQFTGQLGAVLDHARDVEALDTAGVPPTAHPLPIRNVYREDELEPALDRDEVLAQAPSVEDHKFRVPRILGEAP, from the coding sequence ATGACCGCCCCGATCTCGAAGCAGGACGTCGCCCACGTGGCTCGCCTCGCCCGGCTTTCGCTCACCGACGAGGAGCTCGACCAGTTCACCGGCCAGCTTGGGGCCGTCCTCGATCACGCTCGAGACGTGGAAGCGCTCGACACCGCAGGGGTGCCCCCGACCGCCCACCCCCTTCCCATTCGCAACGTGTACAGGGAGGACGAGCTGGAGCCCGCCCTCGACCGGGACGAGGTTCTCGCCCAGGCGCCTTCGGTGGAGGACCACAAGTTCCGGGTACCTCGCATCCTCGGCGAGGCACCGTGA
- a CDS encoding cysteine desulfurase family protein — MPVYLDHAAGGPLRPDAREAMIPWLTSRFGNPSGSHQVARAAREAIDSARDSVAELIGAEPGCVVFTSGGTESDNLAVLGTLAARPGCVVVSAVEHPAVIQAAAASGREVRVAPVGPDGVVEPAGLRPLLDGDVALVSVQTVNHETGVIQPVGDIARLVHRRAPRALFHTDAVQAAAWLDLPDVTAEADLVSVSSHKLGGPQGAGALGVRRGAVVSPLLHGGGQEREMRSGTQNVAAIVGFAAAAVAALKTRSETCARVTDLRNDLSTNILRAIPSARETAAGAARVPGHVHVRFPGVESEALLVLLDERGVCASAGAACASGALDPSPVLLAMGVDKDEALCSLRLTLGFTTTADDTETAAAAVIDSVRRLSGS; from the coding sequence GTGCCGGTGTATCTAGACCATGCCGCGGGAGGCCCGCTGCGCCCCGATGCCCGTGAAGCCATGATCCCGTGGCTCACGAGTCGGTTCGGCAACCCTTCCGGTTCGCATCAGGTGGCGCGCGCCGCGCGAGAGGCGATCGACTCGGCGCGGGACTCCGTTGCGGAGTTGATCGGTGCTGAACCGGGTTGCGTTGTGTTCACGTCCGGAGGCACTGAGTCGGACAACCTCGCAGTCCTCGGGACGCTAGCCGCCAGGCCGGGGTGCGTGGTCGTGAGCGCGGTGGAGCACCCCGCAGTTATCCAGGCGGCGGCGGCGTCCGGCCGCGAGGTCCGCGTCGCGCCGGTCGGTCCCGACGGGGTCGTCGAGCCGGCCGGTCTGCGCCCGCTGTTGGACGGTGACGTCGCTCTGGTCTCGGTCCAAACCGTCAACCACGAGACCGGTGTCATCCAGCCGGTTGGCGATATCGCCCGGCTGGTGCACCGCCGCGCTCCAAGGGCCCTGTTCCACACCGACGCAGTGCAGGCGGCAGCGTGGCTCGACCTGCCGGACGTGACCGCAGAGGCGGATCTCGTGTCCGTGTCCTCCCACAAGCTGGGTGGCCCACAGGGTGCAGGCGCGCTTGGAGTACGGCGCGGCGCGGTGGTCAGCCCTCTCCTCCACGGTGGCGGACAGGAACGCGAGATGAGGAGCGGTACGCAGAACGTTGCCGCGATCGTCGGTTTCGCCGCGGCGGCTGTTGCTGCATTGAAGACGCGGTCGGAGACCTGCGCGAGGGTGACCGATCTTCGAAACGATCTTTCCACCAACATCCTGCGGGCGATTCCGAGTGCGCGAGAGACCGCTGCCGGCGCGGCGCGCGTGCCAGGCCACGTTCACGTTCGTTTTCCCGGAGTCGAGAGCGAGGCGCTGCTCGTCCTGCTCGACGAGAGGGGCGTGTGTGCGTCGGCGGGGGCCGCGTGCGCGAGCGGGGCGCTTGATCCGAGTCCTGTGCTCCTGGCGATGGGTGTGGACAAAGACGAGGCTCTCTGCAGCCTCCGATTGACTCTCGGGTTCACCACCACCGCAGATGACACCGAAACGGCCGCCGCCGCGGTCATCGATTCGGTACGCCGGCTTAGCGGGAGTTGA
- a CDS encoding PASTA domain-containing protein, translated as MATPRIADSVGRVLGDRYRLLRPLGTGASAHVYVAEDVSLRRRVAIKILHPALAGDEAFLRRFRAEAQVVAALRHPNILRVYDWGEDGGAPYLVMELLEGGNLRSLLDRGHLLTPAQAAAVGADAARALDYAHRRGLVHRDIKPANLIFDDEGRLTVADFGLARALAEATWTEPAGAVVGTARYAAPEQARGEKLDSRADVYSLALVLIEATTGQVPFVTDTTIGTLMARLGRDVPVVEELGPLGPALAAAGTADPERRLNAPGLAHQLDSAAAHLPPPSALPLAAPLVTGATETDDDPTEYPGRAKLFDVAALEGEPEPRGGAQGARLASNTFEPPKPFDAEESTVGGRRRGTGRRLRIAALLLLLLLVMGGAAAGAVVATGTLATPTHLVPNVVNHTEQDARATLTRLHFKIAVSARSYSGSPAGTVLAQRPDRGRLKEGSTVSVQLSLGPQPVAVPTNLSGLPLADATAVLQTLGLKVGTVTHATHMNIPAGAVISSNPNSGTLLPGQSVDLVVSSGKPTVAVPALSGPSAASFAAAQSALQAVGLAAVESDQFSDTVPKGQVIASQPPGGTTVPVGSQVTVLVSKGPDLVAVPIVQGDTVPQATQALYAAGFAVTVNNAGSNATVKGTNPQGGSLAPRGSNVTIITG; from the coding sequence ATGGCGACGCCTCGCATCGCCGATTCGGTGGGGCGCGTCCTTGGCGACCGCTACCGCCTGCTTCGCCCGCTGGGTACGGGCGCGTCCGCGCACGTATATGTGGCCGAGGACGTGAGCCTCCGGAGGAGGGTCGCCATCAAGATCCTCCATCCGGCTCTCGCCGGCGACGAGGCCTTCCTGCGGAGATTCCGCGCCGAGGCGCAGGTCGTCGCCGCGCTTCGCCACCCCAACATCCTCCGCGTGTACGACTGGGGCGAGGACGGCGGAGCCCCGTACCTGGTGATGGAGCTCCTCGAAGGCGGCAACCTCCGCTCGCTGCTCGACCGGGGTCACTTGCTCACTCCCGCCCAGGCGGCGGCCGTCGGCGCCGATGCCGCGCGGGCTCTCGATTACGCGCACCGCCGGGGACTGGTTCACCGCGACATAAAGCCCGCCAACCTCATATTCGATGACGAGGGCAGGCTCACCGTCGCGGACTTCGGTCTCGCTCGAGCGCTTGCAGAAGCCACTTGGACGGAGCCCGCGGGCGCCGTGGTCGGTACCGCCCGTTACGCAGCGCCGGAACAGGCTAGAGGAGAGAAGCTCGACAGCCGCGCGGACGTCTATTCGCTGGCGCTCGTGTTGATCGAAGCGACCACCGGGCAGGTTCCCTTCGTAACGGACACCACGATCGGAACGCTGATGGCCCGACTGGGAAGGGACGTTCCAGTTGTCGAAGAGCTCGGGCCGCTCGGCCCAGCCCTCGCGGCAGCTGGCACCGCAGACCCCGAGAGGCGCCTCAACGCTCCTGGCCTGGCTCACCAACTCGACTCGGCGGCGGCTCACCTTCCCCCGCCCTCGGCACTGCCGCTCGCGGCCCCGCTCGTGACTGGCGCCACCGAAACCGACGACGACCCCACTGAGTACCCGGGCCGGGCGAAGCTCTTCGACGTTGCTGCCCTGGAGGGCGAACCCGAACCCCGGGGAGGCGCGCAGGGCGCTCGGCTTGCCTCCAACACATTCGAGCCGCCGAAGCCGTTCGACGCGGAGGAGTCGACCGTTGGGGGCCGCCGGCGCGGCACTGGGCGCCGCCTTCGAATCGCTGCGCTACTCCTGCTCCTGTTGCTCGTGATGGGCGGAGCCGCAGCCGGGGCCGTGGTGGCAACAGGAACGCTGGCGACTCCAACCCACCTGGTCCCAAACGTCGTCAACCACACAGAGCAGGACGCGAGGGCCACCCTGACGCGGTTGCATTTCAAGATCGCCGTGTCGGCGCGGTCATACTCCGGCTCGCCAGCGGGGACCGTGCTGGCGCAGCGTCCCGACCGCGGCCGGCTGAAGGAAGGATCCACAGTCTCGGTTCAGTTGTCTCTGGGACCCCAGCCGGTGGCAGTACCGACCAACTTGAGCGGCCTCCCACTTGCCGACGCGACGGCGGTCCTGCAGACGCTCGGGTTGAAGGTCGGGACCGTTACCCACGCGACCCACATGAACATCCCTGCTGGTGCCGTGATTTCGAGCAACCCCAACAGCGGAACCCTGCTTCCGGGCCAGTCGGTCGACCTGGTCGTCTCCAGCGGGAAACCCACCGTCGCGGTTCCCGCCCTTTCCGGACCGTCGGCCGCGTCGTTTGCTGCGGCCCAGTCGGCGCTCCAAGCGGTAGGCCTCGCCGCGGTGGAAAGCGACCAGTTCAGCGACACCGTCCCCAAGGGCCAGGTCATCGCAAGCCAGCCTCCCGGCGGGACAACCGTGCCCGTCGGCAGCCAGGTGACCGTGCTCGTCTCGAAGGGCCCCGATCTCGTGGCGGTTCCGATCGTGCAGGGGGACACGGTTCCGCAGGCGACGCAAGCGCTCTACGCGGCCGGTTTCGCCGTCACGGTTAACAACGCCGGTTCGAATGCGACGGTCAAGGGCACCAACCCGCAGGGCGGGTCGCTCGCACCACGCGGTTCGAACGTCACGATCATCACCGGTTGA
- the mnmA gene encoding tRNA 2-thiouridine(34) synthase MnmA produces the protein MRILAAMSGGVDSSVAAAILKAQGYEVVGATMKLWGGHSDTGCCSVADVDDARRVAQQLGLAHHVFNFSEEFDRHVVEPYVADHAAGRTPNPCIECNRHLKFDRFLERAVRLGFDAVATGHHARVTSGPDGTWELRRGVDSAKDQSYVLHMLGQAELSKTLLPVGEMTKAEVREMARSLGLRTAAKPDSQDVCFISRTAGREVFLGDRITLRPASVRDTEGNLVGELPAVELVTVGQRRGLGDLGTVGGNRRYVVAVDSRTATVTVGDLDDLMVDSLAVSGISWVAHPPDESEPLAVQMSAHGRPVAGVWRPGLPELAGTIDLEQTVRRVAPGQSIVLYRGDAVVGGGIAA, from the coding sequence GTGAGGATCCTCGCTGCAATGTCGGGAGGCGTCGATTCGTCGGTCGCAGCCGCGATCTTGAAGGCGCAGGGCTACGAGGTTGTCGGGGCGACGATGAAGCTGTGGGGCGGGCATTCCGACACTGGCTGCTGCTCGGTAGCGGATGTCGACGACGCGAGACGTGTCGCGCAGCAGCTGGGGCTGGCGCACCACGTCTTCAATTTTTCAGAGGAGTTCGATCGCCATGTCGTCGAGCCGTACGTGGCCGATCACGCCGCCGGACGAACCCCGAATCCTTGCATCGAGTGCAACCGGCACTTGAAGTTCGATCGTTTTCTCGAGCGGGCCGTCCGACTCGGCTTTGATGCGGTCGCGACGGGTCACCACGCGCGGGTGACTTCGGGGCCCGACGGAACCTGGGAGCTGCGGCGTGGCGTCGACAGTGCGAAGGACCAGTCCTACGTTCTGCACATGCTCGGTCAGGCGGAGCTCTCGAAGACTCTGCTCCCTGTCGGGGAGATGACCAAGGCCGAGGTCCGGGAGATGGCACGGTCGCTCGGGTTGCGGACGGCGGCGAAGCCCGACAGTCAGGACGTCTGCTTCATATCGAGGACCGCCGGTCGTGAGGTGTTCCTAGGTGACCGGATAACACTGCGCCCCGCATCGGTTCGTGACACGGAAGGCAACCTCGTCGGCGAACTTCCCGCGGTGGAACTGGTCACCGTCGGCCAGCGCCGCGGACTGGGCGATCTGGGCACGGTAGGCGGGAACCGGCGTTATGTCGTGGCTGTGGACTCGCGCACTGCGACGGTCACTGTCGGCGACCTGGACGATCTCATGGTCGACTCGCTCGCGGTGTCCGGCATCAGCTGGGTGGCCCACCCGCCGGACGAATCGGAGCCGCTGGCCGTCCAGATGAGCGCGCACGGCCGCCCGGTCGCCGGGGTGTGGCGGCCAGGTCTCCCGGAGCTTGCGGGCACGATCGACCTGGAGCAAACGGTACGCAGGGTGGCCCCGGGACAAAGCATCGTCCTGTATCGAGGCGATGCAGTCGTCGGAGGCGGCATCGCCGCCTGA
- a CDS encoding SCP2 sterol-binding domain-containing protein, with product MAQYEFLSDEWLAEARKIREEYHGRTPQIPVAVRMNQIIQDVPFGEGVIHAHVDTSSGELQMETGHVESPDLTITLPYATARAILVDGDAQAAMQAFMSGRIKVDGDITKMLALQTAGMASNTDPAALELAKRLQDITA from the coding sequence TTGGCGCAGTACGAGTTCCTGAGCGACGAGTGGTTGGCCGAGGCGCGCAAGATTCGGGAGGAGTACCACGGGCGAACCCCTCAGATCCCGGTCGCGGTCCGCATGAACCAGATAATCCAGGACGTCCCATTCGGTGAGGGCGTCATTCACGCTCACGTCGACACCTCCAGCGGCGAACTTCAAATGGAGACCGGGCACGTCGAGTCTCCGGACCTGACCATCACCCTTCCCTACGCGACCGCCCGGGCGATTCTCGTCGACGGGGACGCCCAGGCGGCTATGCAGGCGTTCATGTCCGGCCGGATCAAGGTCGACGGTGACATAACCAAGATGCTGGCGCTTCAGACCGCGGGTATGGCGAGCAACACCGATCCCGCCGCTCTCGAACTTGCCAAGAGGCTGCAGGACATCACCGCTTGA
- a CDS encoding LuxR C-terminal-related transcriptional regulator: MTRPVQTTNNDPETSGGLPDAEGSLEAPFGLYRLSPRETQVAILTAEGHSADDLASSLGIRVGTVRNIRQALRRKLDVPASTPLNDALSGMFGTIPKDDNPAAALMSAARPAVSDKDRRVHLSVREAISSVGELAERLNARSVAVAAAAQHSRRSGDRLLWESEQLRAIAADLHGLEEQAIARVRAHLAAVAG; encoded by the coding sequence GTGACCCGACCAGTCCAGACAACGAACAATGACCCGGAGACGAGCGGAGGTCTGCCGGACGCAGAAGGGAGCCTCGAGGCCCCATTCGGGCTGTACCGCCTGTCGCCGCGCGAGACCCAGGTCGCAATCCTCACCGCGGAGGGCCATTCGGCGGACGATCTGGCGTCGAGCCTGGGCATCCGGGTTGGGACCGTGCGGAACATTCGGCAGGCGTTGCGGCGAAAGCTCGACGTACCGGCGAGTACTCCTTTGAACGATGCGCTGAGCGGCATGTTCGGGACCATTCCCAAGGACGACAATCCAGCCGCTGCCCTCATGAGCGCGGCCCGGCCGGCGGTCAGTGATAAGGATCGACGTGTACACCTTTCGGTGCGGGAGGCCATCTCGTCAGTGGGCGAGCTGGCCGAGCGCCTGAACGCCAGATCCGTGGCCGTTGCCGCAGCAGCGCAGCACAGCCGCAGGTCGGGCGATCGGCTTCTCTGGGAGTCCGAACAACTCCGGGCGATTGCCGCTGACCTTCACGGTCTCGAGGAGCAAGCAATCGCCCGAGTCCGGGCTCATCTCGCCGCGGTTGCCGGCTGA
- a CDS encoding HIT domain-containing protein, whose amino-acid sequence MSELRLDPMTGRWVVIAGERSQRPSDFLPRQLAVEEDRTRPCPFCPGREDSTTQPIASYGPDGAWQVRVVPNRYPAFSGAEPMVVNHLGPVFTQAPASGKHEVLVLTPGHDSSWADLSDAHAALVMQALRDRMAAHANTAGLRYSQAVVNSGREAGASIEHPHGQLLSMPFIPGEAANELAGFARFQGNCLLCATIDAEEQVGHRIVMADDRVATIAPFWSGTPYEMLIIPRRHCRHLHEADEGDLAATGRSVQRALSGLRSRLGDIAYNIMFHSAPFRLTGDFHWHIHVVPKISTRGGFEMGSGVLINVVPPERAAEDLRVEVTTPV is encoded by the coding sequence ATGAGCGAGTTGCGGCTCGACCCGATGACGGGACGCTGGGTGGTGATCGCCGGCGAGCGGTCGCAACGGCCATCCGATTTCCTTCCACGGCAACTGGCGGTGGAAGAAGATCGGACTCGCCCCTGCCCGTTCTGCCCCGGCCGGGAGGACAGCACCACCCAGCCGATCGCCAGCTACGGCCCCGACGGAGCGTGGCAGGTCCGGGTCGTGCCAAACCGTTACCCGGCGTTCAGCGGGGCGGAACCGATGGTGGTGAACCACCTCGGCCCGGTTTTCACCCAAGCGCCGGCCAGCGGCAAGCACGAGGTGCTGGTTCTGACTCCCGGCCACGATTCGAGCTGGGCCGATCTTTCGGACGCTCATGCAGCGCTGGTGATGCAGGCACTGCGGGACCGGATGGCCGCTCACGCCAACACCGCAGGCCTGCGTTACAGCCAGGCGGTCGTCAATTCGGGTCGCGAGGCGGGAGCGTCGATCGAGCACCCGCACGGCCAGCTTCTGTCGATGCCGTTCATCCCGGGCGAGGCGGCGAACGAGTTGGCCGGCTTTGCGCGATTCCAAGGCAACTGCCTGCTGTGCGCGACGATCGACGCCGAGGAGCAGGTGGGGCACCGGATCGTCATGGCCGACGACCGGGTGGCGACGATCGCGCCGTTCTGGAGCGGCACGCCTTACGAGATGCTGATCATCCCCCGCCGTCATTGCCGTCACCTCCACGAGGCGGACGAGGGTGATCTCGCCGCGACGGGGCGGTCGGTTCAGCGCGCGCTTTCAGGTCTGCGCAGCCGGCTCGGCGACATCGCCTACAACATCATGTTCCACTCGGCTCCGTTCCGTTTGACCGGGGATTTCCACTGGCACATCCACGTCGTGCCGAAGATCTCCACGCGCGGCGGTTTCGAGATGGGATCCGGCGTGCTGATCAACGTTGTGCCCCCGGAGAGAGCTGCCGAGGATCTGCGCGTCGAGGTGACCACTCCGGTCTAA